The Gossypium hirsutum isolate 1008001.06 chromosome A13, Gossypium_hirsutum_v2.1, whole genome shotgun sequence nucleotide sequence cgcaaagaaagatggatctcctagcaagaaggatattcgctacaaggcaagattggtagctaaaggctacgctcagaaggaggaaattgactacaatgatgtattttcccctgttgtgaagcattcctccattagaattttgttggccttggtagcacagttgaatttggagctagctcaacttgatgttaagacggctttcttgcatggtgagttagaagaggagatctatatgactcagcccgaaggatacacagatgctggtggtagaaattgggtttgtaagctgaacaaatcgctatatggattgaagcaatccccgaggcagtggtacaagcgatttgatagctttatgagaaggcagaagtacacaagaagcaaatatgacaattgtgtgtatttgcagaagctgcatgacggatctttcatttatctactcttgtatgttgatgatatgttaatcgcttcgaagagccaaaaagagatagataagctgaaggctcagttgaatcaagagttcgagatgaaagatctaggtgaggccaagaagattctcggcatggagataagtagagatagacagagaggcaagctttgtttgaatcagaagcaatatctgaaaaatgtattacaatgttttggtgtaaatgaaaacacaaaacatgtaagtaccccacttgcttctcatttgaaacttagtgctcaattatctccgaaaactgaagaagaaagagaatatatggcgaaagtcccatatgctaatgcagttaggagtttgatgtatgcgatagtgtgtacgaggcctgacatttcacaagctgttggagttgtgagcaggtatatgcatgatcctggaaaaggacattggcaatctgtgaaatggattctacggtatctttgAAAAATCGTaaatgttggtttaatttttgaacaggatgaagcacttggtcagtttgtagttggatatgttgattccgactttgctggtgatttagataaacgtcgttcaactacggggtatttgtttactcttgcgaaagccccagtgagttggaagtctaccttacagtctacagtagctgtgtctactacagaggcagaatatatggcagttacagaagctgttaaggaggctatttggcttaatggattgttgaaagacttaggagttgttcaaagtcacataagtttatattgtgacagtcagagcgctattcatttagcgaaaaatcaagtctatcattcaagaaccaagcatatcgacgtaagatatcactttgtgcgggaagtctttgaaaaaggaaaaattctacttcagaagattccgacagcagataatcccgcagatatgatgaccaaggtggtaacaacaatcaagtttaatcattgtttgaactttaTTAACATCCTGataatttgagcaccttcaggtgtatggcgctcgagagcgcatttgtaggcactacaaaagatagctttatcgaatttggggagttgaaggaagtgtgtgaagatgtgattatcctaatcaaatcttcaaggtggagattgttaacattaatggaagacaattaataatggttgccattaacattaatgggagacaatcaataatgacaaccaccaactttggaaaagtggcaagggataatttttttttggtccttgagataatgggctatttattgtttggtccttgaacctcaactataaataggccttctcatttctcatttcaattcatcccaaccaatatttctctcttagttttctttttctcccatttgagaattcttaaggaattctatttgtttgtaatactttgaaggtagtaaagttatcatctggtgttagtgcccgaggacgtaggtataatttaccgaacctcgttaaaactcttgtgttctttcttgtcctatttttctttcaatatttgagggtataatagtagtatttaattgtgctattaaattactatagaagggatattctgtctaaggaaagacttggtatttaagagatccatgtgatccacctctcttccctgggaattgaactttgtgtgatttttagtacaataatttacacgcttccgacctaTTGGAATTACAGTGTTATGGCGTGATGTATGTTTTAATAATACGTGGTTGTATGGTTGTAAGCTAACTATGTTGAGTAAACGATTTGTTTGGCGTAACACGTTATTGTGTACTAAGTGGTATGATTGACTGATAATAAGTATGTTTATGATATGTTAATGGAATTGGTGTGTCATTTGTCATATGAGTTGTAGCCTTTTATTGGCGGAATGTGTGTACGATGTGCATTATATTTATGTGGCTTTGCAGATGATCAGATAGTTATACATAGGATTGCATATGCATTATATTTATGTGGCTTTGAGGGAGGTTTAATTGGACAAAGTCAAGAAAGGAGATTAAGTGGTATGAAGACTCGGTGCATACCCGTATATGACATTCCATTTTGTAGGACGTAATAGTGccatttatgagatatttaagtgtCCCTCGAGGGACGTATTAGAACCCTTAGTCGGATGAATGCAAATCTATGGCCATGGCATTATCGTAAATGTGGGAAGTCTGCAAGGAAGATCTTATGCGAAAGTCCACAAGGATTATCTTACATGGAAGTCCGCAGGCCGATACAAGCTACGGTAGTCTGCCGGTTTGTTTTCAACACCTTGCATCCACAATAGTTATGGTGAGAAGATTACTGGTCCATTAGGAGGTTCAAATCTAATTTTATGAGTTCGTTTGCTTGAAAACCATTACTATGTGTGAGCTATATGCGTAAGCAGAAACATATATAAAAGATATGACAATCTGCCACGATTGTCTCACATGAATGTTTTCGCTAATAGGAGGACTCGCTATTAAGAATTCGCCCATAAGTTATCTGTTCAATAGATACCCACTAGAAGTGGATCATCTGATCGTGGAGCAGAGGTGGAATGAGATAATACCATTTATTGCTCAAATTGTTGGAAGTGATACCGATTGCCCCTATAGtctcatatattattttttagtagGTCTACCAAGTGGTCTCCTCTTATTAGTGAACTTGATATCAAGCCTAAGGGTGTTCAAAATTCGATTAAAACCAGATCAATTGACTGAACCGATCTAATTCGATTAATTGATCGGTTAACTAATCCAATTCGATCGAAGGTTGGTTAATGAATTTTTGGAAGTTCAGTTATCGGTTAATTCGATTCAAAGTCGAGTAATTAACTggacttaataattaataatataaattacatgtAGTTTAAATTCGGTTTATTCGGTTAATTACTCGATTTAACATTATCAACttatttttgtatatatgttttataccagttttaacaaaaaaaaacatataaatttcggttaattcggttaaccgactgaattaatcgaaatatttcaattttgttatttttctaaaaaaaaattcgattCAATTACCAATTGaaagattaaaattttttaattaattcgaTTAACCAATTTATTAACCGTTCAAACACTTCTAATCGATTCTATTCATTCTTCCATACCACCTAACAACCACTTTTAGTGTGTGTTTTTTATCAATAAACGCTAACCCACAAACTACTTTAAGGGCTCCCCATGTCAGCCTTATTGTTGAATTCTAAAATTTCAAGGCTTTTTATTTGATAAGATATAAAAGGGTTAATATAAAATTTGGCcattgaatttaataattaagtttatttagtctttaaaattaGATTTTGTTAAGATTTAATAATGTAACACAATTTTAAAATGCtaatcaaaattttacatttttctgAATTTAGGGACCAAAAGGGACCTAATTGTCAAATTTAAATTACCAAAGTGGATACTAAAGTTAAAATAGACCCTGTGTAAAATGGATGGATGGACAATTAAATCCGATCCATTGGGCATTTTCCGGCCCAAGGGGCTTTTTTCGTAATTGCGAACTCAAAGCTTTAGTGAGCCCTTAAAAAGCCGAAAAATCCCTAGCTCTCCTTTACGTATCTCAACACGTCTTTGAGCAAAACCCTTAAGCTGCCGCCATTTTTGCTTTCAGGTAAACATTCATGTTACTCTCAAATTTAGATCCGAATTAGTTCTTCAAGCTTCATCGTTGTTATTAAATTGATACCTATTCTGATATGTAACTTTTGTATTGACTTTTTTATTCATTCCTGTACGTTTGATtttaataaatcataaatttatacgtttatttgtaatttatcttgccattttgtatgttattgatCTATTGCATGCgagaatgaaattgaaagaatttttgagaATATAGGTAAGTCTAGAAATCGATCGGTTCTATATGTTATGAATGGCATATAAGGCTAGCATAAAGTGACGTAGAATAGTTGTTAATTTCCTGCAAAAAGATATGGATTTTGGTTGTAACTGTGTTTTTCCTTTACTGCTTGAATAAGATTTTGGGATAGTGGGGAATCAATGTTTGCTTGAAAGATAATGCAAGTAACTAATGCTTTATTTATCCAAGCTGTGCTTTGGGAACATATATTTGAAGGTTTTGGTTTGGATTTCATTCGGTATGAAATTCTGAGAAAGTTACGCATACAATATATGTAAATTAGTTAAAAATTGATATGACTATACATGTGAAagaggaaaaattttcaaattcactaTTAAATAGGAACCGAATGAGTTTATGAAATTGAGAGATAATTATGAAGATTACATTTATACATGCTTTTGAAATCCAGTTCGATGATTATTTAGTGTATGTTTAACTGTAAATGcttatttgttatatatttatgttcATTGTAAAATCAGCAGCAGCTTGCATTTGAAAAGATGGTGAGGGTCAGTGTTTTAAACGATGCACTTAAGAGCATGTACAATGCGGAGAAGAGGGGCAAACGACAGGTCATGATTAGGCCTTCCTCGAAAGTGATCATCAAGTTCCTTTTGGTTATGCAGAAGCACGGTTTGTTGACTATATGCTCTGAATGCTTATTTAGTAAAGCATGAGTTACTTCCTCATAACTATATATGTTTACTCTTCTTTTTTCTATTGCCATTGCAGGTTACATCGGAGAATTTGAGTATGTTGATGACCACAGGTCTGGCAAAATTGTGGTTGAACTTAACGGGAGGCTCAACAAGTGTGGGGTGATTAGTCCTCGTTTTGATGTCGGAGTCAAAGAGATTGAGGGTTGGACTGCTAGGCTACTTCCTTCTAGACAAGTAAGCTAAAAATTGTTTTGATGTTTATTCATTGTGTATTATTAGTTATGCTTTGGTAAGAGCAATAAATTTCCATCTTAAGAAAGGAAGTAAATACATTTGACGGTGCTTAAATTTTCAGTTTTGCCAGTGAGAACTAAATTtctatttatagtaataaaattatataataggCAGTAATTGACAACTTTATTTAGCATTATTTATCTTGTTTTGTGTCATGTTGAGTGGTATGTCCTGTCCTATTTACTCATGGTCCAGGTATGGGTGTAATTGAGCTAAGCTGAGCTCAAGATATAAGAAGCTCGAATTTGACTTGTAATTTGAGGCTCAAAGTTCGGGTTAATCTCGATCCAGTTTTGGTTTCCTTTTTAAAGCTCAAGCTTGATTTGAGAAGAAGATTGATTTGCCCAAGCTTGATTCGAGAAAAAGTTTTGGTCACTTGTATTTGTTGCACTTGATAACTTGAGGAACTTTTTCCTACTTGATCTCTGAACTTTTTTTTGGACCATTAGTGTCTAAACTTGACAACTTTTCCCAATTTGATCCTTGAACTTGGATTCTAATAAGTTGTGACAAGTTCAAGCTTGATTTGAGTAAAAGGATTGAATTGCTTAAGCTTGGTTTGATTAAATCAAGTATTCGGTCACTCGTATGTTGCACTTGATAACTTGAGCAACTTTTTCCATCTTGGTCTCTAAACATTTTTTTGTTCCATTAGTTTcctaaatttgacaatttttccCAATTTGATCCTTGACCTTGGATTCCATTAAGTTGTGACAAGTTCAAGGACCACAGTGGGAAATTTTGCCAGGTTCGGTACTAAATGTTCATATATTCCAACTAAGAATGCTATCTTATGGTATTTGTGTGTAAATGTTTTTGTTTATTGCAGTTTGGATATATTGTGCTAACCACATCTGCTGGCATCATGGACCATGAAGAAGCTAGAAGAAAGAATGTTGGTGGGAAAGTACTTGGTTTTTTCTACTGAGtcaaatttttgatatttttctttttttaatttcactcGATGTAGAACTTGGTACTTTActacaattttaattttgtattgggaattataattaagtttttgGTTATAATGTTTGAGATTATGAATTGTTGGTTTGccttaaattcttttttaaacttttctttctcttttcccttttcttctttctctttttcttattttttcttcttcttccaagtaaaaagaaaataaataaaaaagaaattgttgaaaaaaataGGGAATAGTGAAATTTGACGTAAATTTTTGTATGAAATGATGGTATGACGTGTTATATTAGTTTTTTATTACATTGCAGTTAACGAGTTAATAATATTAGttattgtaactttttaaaaattttagatcaatatgtgttcaattaagttatttattttaaaatttttagaatttaatcgGTGGTTAGTTGATTAGTTGTACAGTTTGATTAAGTaagttgtaaaaaaattataaaaaacaaaaataaaaaaattggttaaattgtattgattttttaatttagtccatattgGTTCATTAATTAACCGAATCGATACAAAACATTATGATTTacctttatatttaattttatggttCAGTTCATATTCTTTTGCTTAAATTCATTAAACTAACTTTTGCTGTTTCTAAAATATTAAGTGAAAATATGCATATTATAatgttatatcaaattattatttttatccattactcacacacataaaagcttcaccaataaatttaattgttgttGTTTGTGTTAATatcgaaattttaaaattccaaaagtataaagactaaaaatgatctaattaaaaaatatgaactaaatttataatttttgtatagtaaatgactaatagcagaatttaattaattagatcTAACAGCTATTATTTGTTTCAGGctgaaatttttatttgttttgacagtgaaattttaaattttaaaaattataaagactaAAATTACTTATTTCGAAAAGTATAAATTAAAGTTGAccaaattaaagaattaaatttacaACTTATCCatagtacagggactaataggagaatttgactaaaataaaaaggGTACGAAGTAATGAAGAGAGAGCGGGATACTGCGCATATTTCATCTTTACgattaaaaaatgaagaaaacaatcgtaaaatagataaaaaaaaaaattgcaaattaTAATCGCAATGGCCTTTTAAGATTTGACTTTTTGGAGACCCCTCTTTCGTTCAAGTTTTTCAAAAGATCTTCATCTCAATCTCCGATCCGgtaattatttttaacttatttaatttaattacgtGGATTCAATTTGTAAATGTGAACTTTTTCGAttctgatttttttaaattatgtattcagattcgagaggtttttcattgttttttttttttggtgaaattcGTCGTCAATGGCTGCTCCACCAGCAAGAGCTAGAGCTGATTATGATTACCTCATAAAACTTCTTTTGATCGGCGACAGCGGTTTGTTGATCTCTAAAACCTGCTGAATTTTCTTAACCCTCTTGTTTAAGATTTGTTTTCCAGCATTTACGCGAAACGAGTTGCGATGCAAGTGAATTTAGttcaaatatttatttctaagatttgtatttttttaatgagATTAATTTAATAGGTTTTGAGAGCCAAAAGAACGTTGAAGAAGCAAAATTTTGGGAGCATTTATTGGTTAATTTAATTGTCTGTAGGTTTTACTAAATATGATTAAGTATAGGAGTGGCAATTAGCTCAATCTACtttaattttggtaaattatggTAATTTCAAGCTGATAATTTGATGATTTCGTAATTTTTAATTAGTCTGCATTCTAGATTTGGCcctaaaatatatttcattttcaataaatGTTTTGTTTACTAGTTTTGTTTTTACGTTAAAATTTTGATGCCTTCATAATTTGATATGCATTGGAAGCTTTGCTCGAAGGACTTCATTGGTTTCTGTTATTTTACAAATGTAGGTGTTGGTAAGAGTTGCCTTCTTTTGCGGTTCTCGGATGGTTCCTTCACTACCAGTTTTATCACCACCATTGGGTGCGGATTTTTTCAAATGGAACCCATGTTTGTTGTTTATTCTATCTAGATGAGGTTTCCCAACTTTAATGATGTATTTCTTCCATTTTGCAGTATTGATTTTAAGATAAGAACCATTGAGCTTGATGGTAAGCGAATTAAGCTCCAAATTTGGGATACAGCTGGGCAGGAGAGGTTTCGGACAATCACGACTGGTGAGTACAGGGAAAAATTTGTTACGGTGTCAAACTTATGAAATGATTAACAAACTTACGAAATGATTAAAGCATTGTGATCCTATGTGATTGGTAATGCATTGCATTATGACTGAGAAATTACCTCGAACAGTTCCATCGACAGCCGTTTACTGCCTTGACCTGTGGTTTTTATTAGCCTTCCATGTATGGTATACTCTTTGGTTAGCTTTCATTTTCCCGGTATTTTAAATTAGAGAGGCTGCTAAAAAGGTTGCCTTATAAGCATGGCCATTTCAAGCGTGAATGCAAATGGTTACAGGGCTACTGCCTGGAAACCTGTTCTAACTTCATGTGAGCTTTTTCACCATTGTATGCTATGCAACtttgggtaaaagtatcatggagaccTTTATACTAAGAGTAAGATTGAATTTTACcccctttactaaaaaaataagcaaattagtcCCAATACATTAGTCccaatccatttctactattaaaaagtGGCATAGCTAACAGAATAACTAGACAGTTACATATGACGTATATCTCATGTCGATGTACAAgaaccagtttttaacagtagaaatagatagaACTTTTAACAgaaagaccaatttgctctttggtCCAAATTGGTCTAACGTAGAGGGATTAATTTTCCTATCTTTTGAGTAGAAGAAACAAAATGCGATCTAACTCTTAATACAAGTGCCTCGATAGTACATTTACCTGTAACTTTGCCATCTGGGCATATCTGTTTCAAAATGTAA carries:
- the LOC107932118 gene encoding 40S ribosomal protein S15a-1; translated protein: MVRVSVLNDALKSMYNAEKRGKRQVMIRPSSKVIIKFLLVMQKHGYIGEFEYVDDHRSGKIVVELNGRLNKCGVISPRFDVGVKEIEGWTARLLPSRQFGYIVLTTSAGIMDHEEARRKNVGGKVLGFFY